TCCGTGCGGCTCCTCGACCCGCAGCCGTCCCTCGCGAAGATGTCGCGACGATCGGCGGACGACATGGCCGTGATCGTCGAGGACCTCGTGAAGGAGCTCGACCGGATCAGCGGGGACTTCCGGCACGGCCGGTACCCGAAGAACGGCACCCGAATCGCTGCGATCCTGCGGCACGTCGCTGACCAGTTGGACGCGTGATGACCGATACCTCCCCTGTTGCTCCTGCCCCTTCCGAAGACCTCACCGCGCTCGCCCGCACGGCGCTGCTCGAGGTGACCCCCGAGTCGACCGTCGGCGCGTTCGCCGGCACCGTCGACGAGGGTGACGGTGTCGTCTCGGTGCTGTTCGCCAACCGCATGGCCGGATACCCCGGCTGGCGCTGGACCGTCTCGATCGCCCAGGTGTCCGGTGACGAGCCGACCGTGCTCGAGGTCGAGCTCATGCCCGGTGACGGCTCGCTGCTGGCGCCCGACTGGGTGCCGTGGTCCGAGCGGCTCGCCGAGTACCGGGCCGGCCAGGACACCGACGGTGCCGAGGGCGAGCACGACGACGAGTCCGACGAGGACGACGACGAGGACTTCGACGGCGACGAGGACGACGCGGACGAGGACGCCGACTACGACGACTCGGACGACGACGAGTCCGACGACGACGAAGCGGACGACGAAGACGACTTCGACGCCGACGAGGACGACCTCGACGAGCCGGACGACGACGACATCGACGGTGTGGACGTCGACGAGCTGGACGGGTCCGAGGACCACACCGACGACTCGGACGATGACGACACCGACGACGCGGACACCGACGACACCGACCAGCAGGTCGCACCGGCCGAGCCGGCCCGGGGCCGCCGTCGCACCCAGCGGGTGCGCCCGGTCGACCCGGACGCCGACCTCGAGGTCGACCGGCTGGACGCTGGCGAGGTCGACCCGGAGCACCACCGCGCCTGACGGGCGACCGACCGGTCCCCGGACGGACAGGAGGCGCGGTGCCAGCTGGCACCGCGCCTCCTGTCGTGCGGACCGACCGCGTCAGCGCAGGGCGCTCACGGTGAAGTCGATCGCCTGCACGAGCTTCGCGACGTCGTCCGGGTCGATCGCCGTGAAGGTCGCGATGCGGAGCTGGTTGCGGCCGAGCTTCCGGTACGGCTCCGTGTCGACGATCCCGTTCTGGCGCAGCGTCGCGGCGACGGCCTTGGCGTCGATCGAGTCGTCGAGGTCGATCGTGGCGACGACCTGCGACCGGGCTG
The sequence above is a segment of the Curtobacterium sp. BH-2-1-1 genome. Coding sequences within it:
- a CDS encoding cold-shock protein → MPTGKVKFYDDQKGFGFITGDDGEPVFLHASSLPDGVTSVKAGSRLEYGVVQGKKGSQALSVRLLDPQPSLAKMSRRSADDMAVIVEDLVKELDRISGDFRHGRYPKNGTRIAAILRHVADQLDA
- a CDS encoding DUF3027 domain-containing protein — its product is MTDTSPVAPAPSEDLTALARTALLEVTPESTVGAFAGTVDEGDGVVSVLFANRMAGYPGWRWTVSIAQVSGDEPTVLEVELMPGDGSLLAPDWVPWSERLAEYRAGQDTDGAEGEHDDESDEDDDEDFDGDEDDADEDADYDDSDDDESDDDEADDEDDFDADEDDLDEPDDDDIDGVDVDELDGSEDHTDDSDDDDTDDADTDDTDQQVAPAEPARGRRRTQRVRPVDPDADLEVDRLDAGEVDPEHHRA